GGCTGAGCTTggtgccagctccctgcctgtgccagaCAGCGTTCCCCGCGGTCTGGCCCTCCTCGGCCGAGCGGGCAGGCTGCCCCGCGCTCTGCGCAGGCTTGGGGACGAAGCGCCGCACGTCGCTCTTGCTGACTCCCGGCCCGCGCTGTGCCTGGCCAGTCACTCTGCTTTCCTTCACCGCAGACGGCTCCAGTAAGCAAACCCTGCAAGTCCCCGGCTCCAGAGCAGCCGCCCCCAGGCCCCCGGTGCCGGCCAGCAACAGCCGACCTCAAGATGATGCTGACAACAGCCGGGCCTCTCCGCCGGAGCTGCCGCGCACGCAGAGGCCCTCCCTGCCGGACCTCTCCCGGCCCAACACTGCCGGCAGCACCGGCATGAAGCACAGCTCGtctgccccgccgcctcccccgccgggACGCCGTGCCACCGCGCCTCCCGCCCCCCCTCCGGCGCACGGCGCCAAGGTCTCTTCCTACAACCGGGAGAAGCCCCTGCCACCCACCCCGGGACAGCGACTGCCCGTGAGCAGGGACGGACCCCCCGCCCCACCACCCATcaagccccctccctccccagtcaGTGTCCGAACGGGGTCGGGGGCTCAGGGCCAGTCTctcgcccccccgccgcccccttaTCGGCaaccccccggtgtccccaacgGCCCTTCCAGCCCCATCAACGAGTCCGCCCCGGAGCTGCCGCAGAGACACAACTCCTTGCACAGGAAGACGCCGGGCCCCTTACGGGGTCTTGCGCCACCGCCGCCTGCTTCAGCCTCCCCGTCTCTCCAGAGCAGTCGCCCCCCTCCGCCGGCCAGAGACCCCCCCAGCCGGGGAGCAGGTAAGAACCGTTTGCTCTGCTGGGCCCGGCTCCTTCACGCCCGGGAGCAGCCGTGGTGGGTCAGGCTGCAGCCGCCTGCCCGTGGGGTGTTCGGGGGCTGGCAGGAGATGCCAGGGGAAGAGTCGGCGCCGGGGCACAGCGAGGCTTCTCCTGCACGTGGCAGTCGGTCTGGGGGTTGAGCCAGGGGCAGTAGCTGGACTCATGTTTAATTCGCGTCCCCGGTTCTTTCCTCTTTATCCAGCTCCTTTCACGCCCGATGTTGGCGGTGGGTTGCggctgggcagctcctgcccgtGAGCATGGTGTGTCCTCCTGGGGTGGGAGGTGAGAACATGGTGGAGCCAGAGCCGTGCGTGCTGCGGCTGCTCCCCTGCGCTTCCTGATAGTCACCGGGGTGGTGACAAAAAGCTGCGGCAGAGCAGGGAGAAGCCTTTCCCTCGGTGGTGCAGCCGGACACCCTCGCTCAGCCCCGGGAACCGTCCTGCCCCTCTCTGGGCTGGTCTTGGCCCTGTATGGTTCAGAGCGCAGCTGGCGATGAATGCTCTGTTGCTGCTGGTGCAGGTGTTGGGGTTTTGGTGTCGGGCACCCTTGGAAGGGGTGGCTTGGTGAAAACAGCTCGCTGTTCCCCCTGTGCACACAGAGCCAGGCGCGAGTGTGTCCCCGCTGCCGGGAGTGGCGATGGCTtcgccccggtgcccccccatgCGCTCCTGGGCTCCGCGTCCAGACCGCAGCTCCCGCCTGGTCCCCTGCCAAGCCGCTCTGTCCTTCCGGCTGTGCCAGAATCCCTCCTTTGAGTTACGGCTGGGGATCTGCTCTGTTAGTCTGTGTGTAATTAGCCTAATGAGGAGCACGAACTGCCACTGTGCATCCGTGGGAGGCTGGGCAGGAGTGAAAGGTGGGTCGGAAGGGCCGTGGGTCCTGTCGCCGCCTCAGTGGCAGTGTGGATGTGGCTTCCCAGCCCCGGCAGGCAGCATCTTGCCTCCATGTGGAGCCGCTGCCCTCGAACCCTCGCGTGTGCGGGCTCGTAGCTGCTCCCCGGATCCCCTCCTGCGCAGAGGGTGACCTGGGTCCGGCCGCAGGCTGGGAGCGTGCAGGGGCCGGAGCAGCCCCACTGAGGGTGGGCGGTGAGCCGGGGGGGGAGCGGGCTGGCCGGTCCCCTCCGCTGCAGCTGACAAGGAGGAATGCAGATGTCAGGAACGAGCAGGAAATCTCTGCTGGGTGCGCGTAGGAGCATCCCTGGGCCGGCCACGCTGGCTGCTGGCGCGGTTTGGCTCAGCAGCTGGCCTGGAAAGCTACCTCGGAGGATGTCCTTGgccctgctgctggagggagggTTTGCCCTGGGGATGCCGTGGCTTGGCAGGATGCGGTGGGCTGTGCCGGTGCTGACCCAGCTCTCCttgcagccccgccgccccctccgccgaTGCTGCGAAACGGGGGGCGCGATGCCCCCCCACCTCCGCCCCCTTACAGACTGCACGGCTCTGCCGAGCCCCCAAGCCGAGGGAagccgccgccaccgcccacGAGGACGCCAGCCGGGCCACCACCGCCACCCCCGCCGGTGCGGAACGGGCACCGGGACTCCATCTCCACTGTCAGAGCATTCCTGGGTGAGTGGGGCCCCGGGCGCGGGTCTGCGCTCGCAGCGGCTGCTGCTCTCCgggggggctggagctggagccctTCGGCTTTAGCTGTGCTTATCCAGAGCCGCCCTCCCTCACCTgccccttttcccccttccctgcagaTGACTTTGAATCCAAATACTCCTTTCATCCTGTCGAAGACTTCCCAGCCCCAGAAGAgtataaatacttccagagaaTCTACCCCAGCAAAACAAACAGAggtaagggaggaggagatatCCCGCTGTCCTGCATGGCCTGGTTCCCCTCCTGCGCTCTCGAGGGTGGCAGGAGGTGACAGCAGTGCACCCGTGGCTGTCCTGTTTGTCCCCGGGCAGGGTGGATTGTGCAGGGGCTGGCGTGAGCCGCCCCGGGCTCCTGGTCCACGTCCTCTGTGCAGCAGCGTTGCCTCGGGGCCTGCACACGCTCCCCAGGGTGCCAAGCCCCGAAGGCAGCCTGCTGCGCTCGGGGGGGCCCCGAGGATTCGGGCTGTGCAGGTGTCCCATCCCGCCTGCCCCCTCTTTTGCCTGTGCAGAGAAACACCGCAGGGCTTGTTCCCGCCTGCGCTGAGGGCCTTTGGTGCTGGAGCAGTTACAAAAGGACCCCAGCAGCCGGCCCTGTGGCCAAAGCTGGCGTTGGGCAGGGGCTAGGGGGGCAAAGAGCCCCTGCGCATCCCGGGATGAGCCCGACCGCGGGGCCCTGAGCGGCGGCGCTCGGACCCGGTGCTGCTGGCACAGCACAAAGTGCCCTTGCTGCGCCGCTGCTGCTGCACGTCAGCCCTGCGGATCCCGGAGGAGACTCCGGGGAGAATGGGATGCTCGTTTATTTTTAGAGCAATGAATGTTTAATGTGGATTTGAAAAGCCCTGAGCTTTCCATGCGTGCTGCAGCGGCTGGTTCGAGTCG
The Calonectris borealis chromosome 22, bCalBor7.hap1.2, whole genome shotgun sequence genome window above contains:
- the WIPF2 gene encoding WAS/WASL-interacting protein family member 2 isoform X2; its protein translation is MPIPPPPPPPPPGPPPPPTFSQANTELPKLSREEQRGRGALLQDICKGTKLKKVTQINDRSAPILEKPKGSGGGSYGSSSAAIQPKGGLFQGGVPKLRPVGAKDSSDGSSKQTLQVPGSRAAAPRPPVPASNSRPQDDADNSRASPPELPRTQRPSLPDLSRPNTAGSTGMKHSSSAPPPPPPGRRATAPPAPPPAHGAKVSSYNREKPLPPTPGQRLPVSRDGPPAPPPIKPPPSPVSVRTGSGAQGQSLAPPPPPYRQPPGVPNGPSSPINESAPELPQRHNSLHRKTPGPLRGLAPPPPASASPSLQSSRPPPPARDPPSRGAAPPPPPPMLRNGGRDAPPPPPPYRLHGSAEPPSRGKPPPPPTRTPAGPPPPPPPVRNGHRDSISTVRAFLDDFESKYSFHPVEDFPAPEEYKYFQRIYPSKTNRAMRGAPPLPPIPR
- the WIPF2 gene encoding WAS/WASL-interacting protein family member 2 isoform X1; protein product: MWCYLPGAPVLSLDLLESSLRELRGCASVSLAAESANTELPKLSREEQRGRGALLQDICKGTKLKKVTQINDRSAPILEKPKGSGGGSYGSSSAAIQPKGGLFQGGVPKLRPVGAKDSSDGSSKQTLQVPGSRAAAPRPPVPASNSRPQDDADNSRASPPELPRTQRPSLPDLSRPNTAGSTGMKHSSSAPPPPPPGRRATAPPAPPPAHGAKVSSYNREKPLPPTPGQRLPVSRDGPPAPPPIKPPPSPVSVRTGSGAQGQSLAPPPPPYRQPPGVPNGPSSPINESAPELPQRHNSLHRKTPGPLRGLAPPPPASASPSLQSSRPPPPARDPPSRGAAPPPPPPMLRNGGRDAPPPPPPYRLHGSAEPPSRGKPPPPPTRTPAGPPPPPPPVRNGHRDSISTVRAFLDDFESKYSFHPVEDFPAPEEYKYFQRIYPSKTNRAMRGAPPLPPIPR